The following proteins come from a genomic window of Sesamum indicum cultivar Zhongzhi No. 13 linkage group LG10, S_indicum_v1.0, whole genome shotgun sequence:
- the LOC105172794 gene encoding uncharacterized protein LOC105172794: protein MEEASSPGRGTPAAGFYYSAPASPTHFVLSTTNLTSYSSSAAAADAGSSFEFDFSATFPSTGASSPESMTSADELFFNGQIRPMKLSTHLQRPQLLAPLIESDDVAEEDQTFSRGRDLKLRAGSLRRRTRSMSPLRTTATEWHDDDDEAKRQNEELARKNAEEDKGTDETTPCASRSSSAGRSSRRWVFLKEFLYRSKSEGRNEGHKFWGSLSFSPVKDKKAPPLSSSKVKDQSGGGNQEGKKRGVNSKTGAGKRRVPSPSPHELHYTANRAQAEEMRKKTFLPYRQGLLGCLGFSSKSYGAMNGFARALNPVSSR from the coding sequence ATGGAAGAAGCTTCTAGTCCCGGCCGTGGCACCCCCGCTGCCGGATTTTACTACAGTGCGCCCGCCAGTCCCACGCACTTTGTCCTATCAACCACCAATCTCACTTCCTATTCCTCGTCCGCCGCCGCGGCGGACGCTGGTTCTTCATTTGAGTTCGATTTCTCCGCCACATTTCCTTCCACCGGCGCCTCGTCGCCCGAATCCATGACCTCCGCCGACGAGTTATTCTTCAACGGCCAGATCCGACCTATGAAGCTCTCTACCCATCTCCAGCGCCCCCAACTCCTCGCCCCTTTGATTGAATCCGACGACGTTGCGGAGGAGGACCAAACATTCTCCCGCGGGAGAGACTTGAAGTTACGCGCCGGATCCCTGCGCCGGAGGACCAGATCCATGTCCCCTCTCAGAACGACAGCGACGGAGTGGCACGACGACGACGACGAGGCCAAGAGGCAAAATGAGGAGCTCGCACGTAAGAATGCCGAAGAAGACAAGGGAACCGACGAAACAACACCGTGCGCGTCCAGGTCATCGTCGGCCGGGCGGAGTTCGCGGCGGTGGGTTTTCCTGAAGGAATTTCTGTACAGAAGCAAGAGCGAAGGTAGAAACGAGGGGCACAAGTTCTGGGGCTCCTTATCCTTCTCACCGGTGAAGGATAAGAAAGCGCCGCCATTGTCAAGCTCCAAGGTGAAGGATCAGAGTGGTGGGGGGAATCAAGAGGGTAAAAAGAGGGGAGTAAATAGTAAAACTGGGGCTGGTAAAAGAAGAGTGCCATCGCCATCACCTCATGAATTGCACTACACGGCAAACAGAGCACAGGCGGAGGAGATGAGGAAGAAGACATTCTTGCCGTACAGGCAGGGTTTGCTGGGGTGTCTGGGCTTCAGTTCCAAGAGCTACGGCGCCATGAATGGCTTTGCTAGAGCTTTGAATCCTGTGTCCTCAAGGTAA